The nucleotide sequence ACTGGATGGCGCGTCAGGATCACGAGGCCTTCTTCATACTTGCCATACACGAGATGGGAAAAGCTCCAGACCATCGTATAGCCGGTCACACCAAGTTTCTCCATTTCCTGAAGCAGCACCAATGCGTAATTGTCCTCTTCTACGATGTGTTCGGCCGATTCTTTGCCGAGCGACTGATTGACTTCCTGCAGCGCGATGACGTCATAGGCGTTTTCCTGGATGGCTGCCGCCAAGTGGCGGATCTTCTCCAGTTGGTTTTCTTCGTGCCAGGCATGGGCATTCAATGTCAGTAGTTTCATGTTTGTCATCCTCCCAATCATTTTGATGGCTGAGTTTCTTATTGAAAAAGCCGGATCGATACGAATAAATTCGCGCCAATCCGGCTTTGGAGTTGTTAAATTGTTCTAGGTTTCTTCGATTCCGCCAGTGATTTCAACGATGTCTTTAGCGTTTGCTTCAATATGGCCGGATGCTTTGATCTTCACGGATTGGCCTTCTTGAAGGTTCGTGAAGACAATCGGCGTGATGATGGACGGTGCATGCTCCCCGATATAGGAAAGGTCCATTTCCATCAGCAATTGGCCCTGTTCGACCAAGTTGCCTTGTTCGACGCGGGACGTGAAGCCTTCGCCTTTGAGGTGGACGGTATCAATGCCGATGTGGATCAAGAGTTCCGTGCCGTCGTCCGCTTTGATGCCGATTGCGTGTTTCGTCGGGAACAGCGTCACGATTTCACCGTTCACCGGAGAAACGACTTTGCCTTCTGAAGGCTTGATTGCAAATCCGTCTCCCACCATGCGGCCGGAAAATACCTGGTCCGGCACATCGGTGATCGGCAGGATGTCACCGGCGATTGGACTTCTGAAGTCAAGCGCATTCAAACGGACGGGTGCGTCTCCGCCGTCTTTTGCCTGGTTGATCACATTGGATACAGCTGTTTTCGTGCGCGGTGTTTTGCCGTTGATGATGTCCTGCATTTGTCCGCGCAGGTTATCCGAGAGAGGGCCGAATATGGCCTGGATGTTGTTGCCGACTTCCATGACGCCGGAAGCGCCAAGTTTTTTCAAGCGGTTTTTGTCGACCTGGCCTTTGTCCTCTACACTGACGCGCAGGCGCGTGATGCAGGCATCCAGATGATTGATGTTCGCTTGTCCGCCCATCGCTTCCAGGATTTCGTACGGCAAGTCGCCGACAGCTTCTCCGCTTTCTTCGTCTTCTTCTTCATCTTCACGGCCAGGAGTCATCAAATTGAACTTCTGGATGGCGAAGCGGAATCCGAAATAGTAAATGACGGCGAAGAATAGACCCACGACAATGACCCAGAACCATTCCGTTTTGCCCGGCATGACGCCGAAGAGCAGGAAGTCGATCAGGCCACCGGAGAAGGTCATGCCGATTTTCACATCAAGCAAATGCATGGTCATGAACGACAGTCCCGCGAATATCGCGTGGATTCCGAACAAGACCGGTGCAACAAATAAAAACGCAAATTCAAGCGGTTCGGTGATGCCTGTCAAAAAAGAAGTCAGAGCGGCCGAAGCCATGATGCCGCCAACCACTTTTTTGCGTTCCGGGCGTGCGCAGTGGTAAATGGCAAGCGCCGCTGCCGGAAGGCCGAACATCATGAACGGGAATTTCCCGGTCATGAACGTGCCGGCTGTGAAATCCACACCGTCCCGCAGCTGCTCAAAGAAGATGCGCTGGTCGCCGCGGATGATTTCGCCTGCAGCGTTTGTGTAAGCACCGAACTCAAACCAGAACGGCGAATAAAAGATGTGGTGCAGCCCGAAAGGAATCAACGCCCGTTCAATTACCCCGAAAACAAAGGCAGCGAGTGTCCGGTTGGTTTCCAGCATAAAGTGGGACAGTGCATTCAAGCCATTCTGTGCGAACGGCCATACCAGGAACATGGCGATGCCGAGAAGCAAAGCGGAGAACGCCGTGATAATCGGAACAAAACGCTTTCCTGCAAAAAAGCCGAGAAATTGCGGCAAGTTGATATTGAAGAATTTGTTGTACATGGCAGCTGCCAGGATCCCGACAATGATTCCGCCAAATACGCCCGTCTGCAATGTGGGAATTCCTAGGACCATGGCATATGCCGGGTCCGTCGTCATCTCAGCTGTAATGCCGCCGAACGCTTTCATCGTGACGTTCATAATCAGGTAGCCGATAATGGCAGCGAGCCCTGCGACACCGTCACCGCCAGCGAGGCCGATTGCGACGCCGACCGCAAACAGCAGCGGCAAATTGTCAAAGACCACACCGCCGGCTTCCGCCATGACGTAGAGCAGGGACTGGATCCAGGAAGCGCCGAAGAATGGGACCGCTTCCACAAACGTGTCTTGTGAAAAACTTGTGCCGAAAGCCAGCAAAATTCCGGCTGCAGGCAAAAGCGCTACAGGCAGCATCAATGCCTTTCCGACTTTTTGCAGTGTACCGAATAAATTAAAAGACATCATAATTCCTCCTTATTGAATAGGTAGAGCGGATAAAGCGGGATGGCGACTCGACCACAAAAAAAGGCATGAGCAGAAAAGGCACGGGTAAAAAGAGGGAGTGTCCCCCTTGGATTAACCGTTGCACCTTTTCATACTCATGCCTGATCGAATCAGTAACACGTATGAATTAGTTTGGGTGGGTCAAGCGCTGCAGATGAATCGTCAGATAAAGCACTTCCGCTTCGTCTACGGGCTTGTTCAATTGGTTTTGCATAACTTTTATCAGCTTCCAAGCCAGATTATAGCATACGGGGTATTCGGCTTTCAACAACTCTTGAAGTTTATTTTCTTCGCCAAGCGCTTCGCCTTGATGTACGCGGTCGATCGCCCGGTACAGATGCTGGATCAAGCGGTGGTAATTGACGTTGTCTTTGGCCAAATCGACTTTCAGTTCGCTTTGGATCAGTTTTGTCAGCCGGGAGATGAGTGCGTGATCCCGATTGATATCGCGCAGCGCTTTGTCGGTTACCGCACTATGGATATGGAGGGCGATAAAACCGATTTCCCCTTCAGGAAACACGACGTCCATACGGTTTTCCACTTCTTTTACCACGTCTTTTGCCACCCGGTATTCTTTCGGATACAGTGTTTCGATCTCCAGCAGGAACGGATTGGCGAACT is from Planococcus liqunii and encodes:
- the ptsG gene encoding glucose-specific PTS transporter subunit IIBC; protein product: MSFNLFGTLQKVGKALMLPVALLPAAGILLAFGTSFSQDTFVEAVPFFGASWIQSLLYVMAEAGGVVFDNLPLLFAVGVAIGLAGGDGVAGLAAIIGYLIMNVTMKAFGGITAEMTTDPAYAMVLGIPTLQTGVFGGIIVGILAAAMYNKFFNINLPQFLGFFAGKRFVPIITAFSALLLGIAMFLVWPFAQNGLNALSHFMLETNRTLAAFVFGVIERALIPFGLHHIFYSPFWFEFGAYTNAAGEIIRGDQRIFFEQLRDGVDFTAGTFMTGKFPFMMFGLPAAALAIYHCARPERKKVVGGIMASAALTSFLTGITEPLEFAFLFVAPVLFGIHAIFAGLSFMTMHLLDVKIGMTFSGGLIDFLLFGVMPGKTEWFWVIVVGLFFAVIYYFGFRFAIQKFNLMTPGREDEEEDEESGEAVGDLPYEILEAMGGQANINHLDACITRLRVSVEDKGQVDKNRLKKLGASGVMEVGNNIQAIFGPLSDNLRGQMQDIINGKTPRTKTAVSNVINQAKDGGDAPVRLNALDFRSPIAGDILPITDVPDQVFSGRMVGDGFAIKPSEGKVVSPVNGEIVTLFPTKHAIGIKADDGTELLIHIGIDTVHLKGEGFTSRVEQGNLVEQGQLLMEMDLSYIGEHAPSIITPIVFTNLQEGQSVKIKASGHIEANAKDIVEITGGIEET
- the glcT gene encoding glucose PTS transporter transcription antiterminator GlcT; amino-acid sequence: MEQLLTIEKVLNNNVVIARHDAYKEVVLIGNGLGFNRKKGDVISFDHADKTFLLQDEAEKEQYVNLIPHIDENLIASINEWLVFIEENMGKKLNEHIHVALTDHLSFAITRAKKNIQFANPFLLEIETLYPKEYRVAKDVVKEVENRMDVVFPEGEIGFIALHIHSAVTDKALRDINRDHALISRLTKLIQSELKVDLAKDNVNYHRLIQHLYRAIDRVHQGEALGEENKLQELLKAEYPVCYNLAWKLIKVMQNQLNKPVDEAEVLYLTIHLQRLTHPN